From the Polyangiaceae bacterium genome, one window contains:
- a CDS encoding CHAT domain-containing protein, producing the protein MPSVAACEVELDGTPAAFESQQVGGGLAIDVKPRTARVLGVQSPQGRWELKLEPTREPAALVVARSARARGAPDEARRTLHAASSSAPPSDRPRLLAALARLDLADGNVPLAEQRLVEAIAAAEGGDRISDLGSDMLALAYLLATRSFRLDAARKWLHRVRALASEHPDLHARLPYYTGLIDVESGDLRAALARFRESELQALRLNLTTLLADSREQQAITLAVLGRGDDALQLQRALALELRSAPACKRLNTLANLAWIELSAAQPSAAKASADGAVNAHETACQDPYARKNARLTAAASALALGLAAPAAAHLKRARSIDVSGASLRLWQLDLEGQLAMLQGRDREALERFEREEEMARRLGAPDALWRALTQRARSSAKVGEFELALRAARDAEATLESSLPATPLFEGRDAFLSQRDTSARILVDFLVRAGKPEEAFAVARAARSRIPRALAGAERLAGLSPSRKRLRDQAIGRYRKARERLETLAAKEWELSMLDLAKSRSDRGQLLNELREALDAVMALEAADARGDETSQVAEDEVVLCPFPVPDGWVAFVHTSAGLRAVRIPAPDFSQQSTAAAMFLEPIRHALPGKARLRVLPYAETWQLDLHAALVDGAALIAKVAVSYGLGLGSPSDVDTGDSSLLVVANPQGDLRHTESEADAVAKAWRNGPVRRLQREEARRDDVLRQLRVADAFHFAGHGVFAGPSGGDSALLLAKDEELRLSDILTLERVPRNVVLSACDAARTSAAAPGSFGLAQAFLVRGATSVVAPTRPVSDHVAAALMKHVYSTRGLPLPEALRRAQTALLTQIGGADVVAYRALVP; encoded by the coding sequence GTGCCTAGCGTAGCCGCATGCGAAGTGGAGTTGGACGGCACGCCCGCAGCGTTCGAATCCCAGCAAGTGGGCGGTGGACTCGCTATCGACGTGAAGCCGCGCACTGCCAGAGTGCTCGGCGTACAATCCCCCCAAGGCCGCTGGGAACTGAAGCTCGAGCCCACTCGTGAACCAGCGGCTCTCGTCGTCGCTCGTTCCGCAAGGGCACGAGGCGCCCCTGACGAAGCGAGGCGCACGCTTCACGCCGCAAGTAGCAGCGCGCCTCCCAGCGACCGACCACGCCTACTTGCTGCCCTGGCACGCCTCGATCTGGCGGACGGGAACGTCCCGCTGGCGGAGCAGCGACTTGTCGAGGCGATTGCCGCCGCGGAGGGGGGCGATCGGATTTCTGACCTCGGTAGCGACATGTTGGCACTGGCGTACCTGCTTGCGACGCGCAGTTTCCGCCTTGATGCAGCGCGCAAGTGGCTCCACCGTGTCAGGGCCTTGGCGTCGGAGCATCCCGACTTGCACGCGCGGCTCCCATACTACACTGGGCTGATCGACGTAGAAAGTGGTGACTTGCGTGCAGCGCTGGCGCGGTTTCGAGAAAGCGAGCTCCAAGCGCTGCGTTTGAATCTGACAACGCTACTTGCTGATTCGCGTGAACAGCAGGCCATCACCCTTGCCGTCCTCGGCCGCGGGGATGATGCACTTCAACTCCAGCGCGCCCTTGCCTTGGAATTGCGCTCGGCGCCCGCGTGCAAACGCCTGAACACCCTTGCGAATCTTGCGTGGATCGAGCTGAGCGCGGCACAGCCGAGCGCCGCCAAGGCGAGTGCAGACGGCGCCGTGAACGCGCACGAGACCGCCTGTCAAGACCCCTACGCGCGCAAGAACGCACGCCTGACTGCGGCAGCGTCGGCACTTGCGTTGGGATTGGCGGCGCCAGCAGCAGCTCACTTGAAACGCGCCCGATCCATTGATGTCTCAGGTGCTTCACTGCGGCTTTGGCAGCTGGACCTCGAAGGCCAACTAGCGATGCTCCAGGGCCGCGACAGGGAAGCACTGGAGCGCTTCGAGCGCGAAGAGGAGATGGCTCGCCGTCTCGGGGCACCGGATGCGCTTTGGCGCGCACTCACTCAGCGCGCCCGGAGTTCCGCAAAGGTCGGTGAGTTCGAGCTGGCGCTGCGGGCAGCGCGGGATGCCGAAGCCACTCTGGAATCTTCACTGCCTGCAACACCATTGTTCGAAGGGCGGGACGCATTCCTCTCACAGCGCGACACGAGCGCTCGCATACTCGTCGATTTCCTAGTGCGTGCCGGAAAGCCCGAGGAAGCGTTCGCCGTCGCACGTGCAGCACGCAGTCGGATCCCTCGTGCGCTGGCGGGCGCGGAGCGACTTGCGGGATTGTCACCGAGTCGAAAGCGCCTGCGCGATCAGGCGATCGGACGCTACCGCAAAGCGCGCGAGCGGCTGGAAACGCTTGCAGCCAAAGAGTGGGAACTCTCGATGCTGGACTTGGCGAAGAGCCGCTCGGATCGCGGTCAATTGTTGAATGAACTGCGGGAGGCGCTAGACGCGGTCATGGCACTGGAGGCAGCTGACGCCCGCGGAGACGAAACGTCTCAGGTCGCTGAAGACGAAGTCGTCCTTTGCCCATTCCCGGTGCCAGATGGTTGGGTCGCCTTCGTCCACACTTCTGCGGGGCTTCGTGCGGTCCGCATCCCTGCGCCCGACTTCTCACAGCAGTCCACAGCCGCCGCCATGTTTCTCGAGCCCATTCGCCACGCGCTGCCTGGCAAGGCGCGCCTTCGTGTCCTGCCCTATGCTGAGACGTGGCAGCTCGACCTGCATGCGGCGCTGGTGGATGGAGCGGCGCTGATCGCGAAGGTTGCCGTGAGTTACGGTCTTGGATTGGGGAGCCCAAGCGACGTTGATACGGGCGATTCGTCACTGTTGGTCGTGGCGAATCCCCAAGGAGACTTGCGGCACACCGAATCGGAGGCAGATGCGGTGGCAAAAGCTTGGCGCAACGGACCCGTGCGGCGGCTGCAGCGCGAAGAAGCCCGGCGCGATGATGTGCTCCGACAGCTCCGCGTCGCAGACGCCTTCCACTTCGCCGGGCACGGCGTGTTTGCTGGCCCATCCGGGGGTGACAGCGCACTCCTCTTGGCGAAGGATGAGGAGTTGCGTTTGAGCGACATTCTCACGCTGGAGCGAGTTCCGCGCAACGTCGTCCTCTCTGCATGTGATGCTGCCCGTACCAGCGCCGCGGCCCCGGGCAGTTTCGGATTGGCGCAAGCGTTTCTCGTTCGGGGAGCGACGTCGGTCGTGGCGCCGACCCGCCCCGTGTCGGACCATGTTGCGGCCGCATTGATGAAGCATGTCTATTCGACACGCGGATTGCCCTTGCCTGAGGCCCTGCGTCGTGCCCAGACTGCGCTCCTGACGCAGATTGGGGGCGCCGACGTTGTTGCCTATCGCGCTCTAGTCCCCTAG
- a CDS encoding trypsin-like peptidase domain-containing protein translates to MNSMKWNTLSRASSLLGLAVVAHTGCVALHEGEGGPDEEVAEATGGIIENSEDWDWIGLHSRTSDPLYNAFPAGDVRNSVTAANAVATLGGCTAYLVSREHVMTADHCFRSNAGVLPSTITATARFLRDTASPASFTCSGPIQVDPAADTISLRCQPDSLGRLPGDIVSPVRVSRSAPVHGEDLFGISYNCRCDDWTTGCATVGFPGAATAKNSGGACNGPDGFGGLYRLLAPGGLGQTHASRIKNCEVNNSNSTWTSDSTLRRGFNSNCDNLTGSSGGPVFSRLSGSVVGVNSHWFHTGGTYNASGEVWKWMRQADRNGNSLLEAAEVGRKFAWQTWTTDGGAASVCPPNQAVAGFECEGSYCDNVRLLCEPVPGGTGATNLTPAFSEEQPGLRGCSGNQVMVGISCSGDYCDNIQLRCANVGAVSGCSTTASFSEESGPFFDRENRFVRRAACTGSFCDNVSFEVCRVNTGSATCQDSCGGASTSGACFCDSLCDGFGDCCSDVASMCR, encoded by the coding sequence ATGAATTCGATGAAGTGGAACACCCTCAGCCGGGCCAGCAGCCTGCTTGGCCTTGCAGTCGTCGCGCACACGGGTTGCGTCGCTCTCCACGAGGGGGAAGGGGGCCCGGACGAGGAAGTTGCAGAAGCCACCGGCGGCATCATCGAGAACAGCGAGGACTGGGACTGGATTGGCTTGCACTCGCGCACCAGCGACCCGCTATACAACGCGTTCCCGGCTGGCGACGTGCGCAACTCTGTGACGGCAGCGAACGCCGTGGCGACTCTGGGCGGCTGCACCGCCTATCTCGTTTCTCGGGAACACGTGATGACGGCTGACCATTGCTTCCGCAGCAACGCTGGAGTTCTGCCGTCGACCATTACTGCAACGGCCAGGTTTCTCAGGGACACGGCCAGTCCTGCGTCCTTCACCTGCAGTGGTCCAATCCAGGTCGACCCGGCCGCAGATACTATCTCACTTCGGTGTCAGCCTGACTCTTTGGGGCGCCTGCCTGGCGACATCGTCTCGCCAGTGCGGGTCTCTCGTTCTGCGCCCGTCCACGGCGAAGACCTTTTCGGTATCAGCTACAATTGCCGCTGTGACGATTGGACCACCGGCTGCGCGACCGTCGGCTTCCCGGGCGCCGCCACGGCGAAAAACAGCGGCGGCGCGTGCAACGGCCCGGACGGCTTTGGCGGTCTCTACCGTCTGCTCGCTCCCGGCGGACTGGGGCAGACGCACGCCTCCCGCATCAAGAACTGTGAGGTCAACAACTCGAACTCGACGTGGACTTCGGACTCCACGCTGCGTCGCGGCTTCAATAGCAACTGCGACAATCTCACGGGTTCCTCAGGCGGTCCCGTTTTCAGCCGGCTGAGCGGATCGGTCGTCGGGGTAAACAGCCACTGGTTTCACACCGGCGGCACGTACAACGCAAGCGGGGAAGTCTGGAAGTGGATGCGCCAGGCAGACCGGAACGGCAACTCGCTGCTGGAAGCCGCGGAAGTGGGACGCAAGTTCGCCTGGCAAACTTGGACCACCGACGGTGGCGCGGCGAGCGTGTGTCCGCCCAATCAGGCAGTCGCGGGTTTCGAGTGTGAAGGATCCTACTGTGACAACGTCCGACTGTTGTGCGAACCCGTCCCAGGTGGCACCGGCGCAACGAACCTCACCCCTGCGTTCTCTGAGGAACAACCGGGTCTGCGAGGATGCTCAGGCAACCAGGTCATGGTGGGCATCAGCTGTAGCGGGGACTACTGCGACAACATTCAGCTCCGCTGCGCAAACGTCGGTGCCGTATCGGGCTGTTCGACGACGGCTTCGTTCTCCGAGGAGAGCGGACCGTTCTTCGATCGAGAGAACCGTTTCGTGCGACGTGCTGCCTGCACCGGAAGCTTCTGCGACAACGTGAGC